The Etheostoma spectabile isolate EspeVRDwgs_2016 unplaced genomic scaffold, UIUC_Espe_1.0 scaffold00001009, whole genome shotgun sequence genome includes a window with the following:
- the LOC116674782 gene encoding probable E3 ubiquitin-protein ligase makorin-2: MEGFWRHAQNTQRMDRSGSICRRFINGSCRFGPRCNYRHEWPALQSSQICRYFQKGGCWYGDRCRYLHVLQPEVSAGRRGSVPTVSSTGVVYALPDRRGSEPAFLQAQVTSTQECSRSQLADNNSNPHIGRLATEITEEQSLDMDTARTASWELVQSSEVAQACDGRNQQEISSSETTEDGGAAAASSTQGNEEEMESFLQSKNVTCGICMDKVYEKMDPRNHIFGILPNCNHAFCLQCIMTWRKTKDLGPDVVKSCPQCRVRSAFYVPNRHWVEGPAKESLIAAFKEKFSKRRCSYYTRYRCCPFKTECLYRHDKHARHRSFPDDTEDDYDGVDLLNLFIAMTLIGDDDDDDEDDDFGFPFYLSEEYGF; the protein is encoded by the exons ATGGAGGGGTTTTGGCGGCATGCTCAAAACACACAGAGGATGGACCGTAGTGGAAGTATCTGTAG GCGTTTTATAAATGGCTCTTGCAGATTTGGTCCGAGGTGTAATTATCGACATGAATGGCCAGCTTTACAGTCATCCCAGATATGTAGGTACTTTCAGAAAGGTGGATGCTGGTATGGTGATCGCTGTAG GTATCTTCATGTCCTTCAACCTGAAGTGTCAGCCGGTAGAAGAGGTTCAGTGCCAACGGTTTCCTCCACCGGTGTGGTTTATGCTCTGCCTGACAGAAGGGGCTCAGAGCCTGCTTTTCTGCAGGCACAGGTGACCTCTACGCAGGAATGCAGCAGATCACAATTGGCGGATAATAACTCAAATCCTCACATTGGGCGCCTGGCAACAGAGATTACTGAGGAACAATCACTAG ATATGGACACTGCCCGCACTGCTTCTTGGGAGTTGGTCCAGAGCTCAGAAGTTGCTCAAGCATGTGATGGAAGAAATCAGCAG GAGATTTCTTCCAGCGAGACGACAGAGGATGGTGGTGCTGCGGCGGCCTCTAGTACCCAGGGGAATGAAGAGGAAATGGAGTCCTTCCTCCAGAGTAAAAATGTGACCTGTGGCATCTGCATGGACAAGGTGTATGAAAAGATGGATCCAAGAAACCACATTTTTGGAATTTTGCCAAACTGCAATCACGCCTTCTGTTTACAATGCATCATGACTTGGAGGAAGACAAAAGACCTCGGGCCGGATGTTGTAAA GAGCTGCCCACAGTGCCGAGTGAGGTCGGCCTTTTATGTACCTAACAGACACTGGGTTGAAGGACCAGCAAAGGAAAGCCTAATTGCTGCCTTCAAAGAGAAATTCAG TAAGAGAAGATGCAGTTACTATACCAGATACAGATGCTGCCCTTTCAAAACGGAGTGTCTTTATCGCCATGACAAACATGCACGTCACAGGTCATTTCCG GATGATACAGAAGACGACTACGATGGTGTAGATCTGCTTAATCTTTTCATAGCCATGACCCTTATCGGTGACGACGACGATGATGATGAGGACGACGACTTTGGCTTTCCTTTTTATCTATCTGAGGAGTATGGTTTCTGA